The Taeniopygia guttata chromosome 6, bTaeGut7.mat, whole genome shotgun sequence genome contains a region encoding:
- the LOC100231740 gene encoding pancreatic triacylglycerol lipase — MPGIWILALFLLSAAEGREVCFDRLGCFTDDVPWSGTVERPIHKLPWKPERVGTQFLLYTRENTDVFQEVSADNSTIKASNFNENRKTRFIVHGFIDNGEENWLSDMCKRMLTVEDVNCICVNWMRGARCQYTQASNNVRIVGAEIAYFVNVLMDEFGYSPADVHIIGHSLGAHAAGEAGRRRPGIGRITGLDPAQPYFQGTPIEVRLDKSDADFVDIIHTDSAPTIPNLGFGMSPAIGHIDFYPNGGKEMPGCGKNPISQIVDLDGIWEGTRDFMACNHLRSYKYYSDSIIYPDGFLGYLCPSYELFQEGNCFPCPEEGCPNMGHYADKFKDKVKNDFTKFYLNTGEAKDFPLWRYKINVTLSGKSKVRGYVNVALYGTGGNTKQYQITKGTLKPGNTYTAYIDAEVNVGEVTKVKFLWNNNLINPTLPKLGASSITVESGQNRIAYRFCGSETVKEDVLQTLTAC, encoded by the exons ATGCCTGGAATTTGGATTCTTGCCCTGTTTctgctcagtgcagcagaag GCAGAGAAGTTTGCTTTGATAGGCTTGGCTGCTTCACAGATGATGTGCCATGGTCTGGGACTGTGGAAAGGCCAATCCACAAATTACCCTGGAAACCAGAGAGAGTAGGCACTCAGTTCCTCCTGTACACTCGAGAAAACACTGATGTCTTTCAA GAGGTGTCCGCTGATAATTCAACAATCAAGGCCtcaaattttaatgaaaacaggAAGACCAGATTTATTGTACATGGATTTATAGACAATGGAGAAGAAAACTGGCTGTCAGACATGTGCAAG AGGATGCTTACTGTGGAGGATGTGAACTGCATCTGTGTGAACTGGATGAGAGGTGCAAGGTGTCAGTACACCCAGGCATCGAACAACGTCCGCATCGTGGGCGCTGAAATCGCTTATTTTGTAAATGTCCTCATG GATGAGTTTGGCTACTCCCCAGCTGACGTGCACATCATCGGCCACAGCCTGGGAGCGCACGCTGCTGGCGAGGCGGGCCGGAGGCGCCCGGGCATCGGCAGAATAACCG GACTGGACCCTGCACAACCTTATTTTCAAGGCACTCCAATTGAAGTCAGACTGGATAAATCTGATGCAGACTTTGTTGACATTATCCACACAGACTCAGCTCCCACAATCCCCAACTTAG GTTTTGGCATGAGCCCAGCTATAGGACATATTGACTTTTATCCAAACGGAGGGAAGGAGATGCCCGGCTGTGGGAAGAACCCTATTTCACAGATTGTAGATCTCGATGGCATCTGGGAAG GAACTCGGGACTTCATGGCTTGCAATCACTTGCGGAGTTACAAGTATTACTCGGACAGCATCATCTACCCTGACGGATTTTTAGGCTATCTTTGTCCTTCATATGAGCTTTTTCAAGAA GGAAACTGTTTCCCATGCCCAGAAGAGGGATGCCCAAATATGGGTCACTATGCAGACAAATTCAAGGACAAGGTTAAAAATGATTTCACGAAATTTTACCTGAATACTGGAGAGGCCAAGGATTTTCCTC TTTGGAGGTACAAAATAAACGTGACCCTCTCTGGAAAGAGCAAAGTAAGAGGATATGTAAATGTTGCCCTGTATGGCACTGGTGGGAACACAAAGCAGTACCAGATCACCAA GGGTACCCTCAAACCAGGTAACACTTACACAGCCTATATTGACGCAGAAGTTAATGTAGGAGAAGTTACCAAGGTTAAATTTCTTTGGAACAACAACTTGATAAACCCAACTCTTCCTAAACTGGGAGCCTCTTCTATCACAGTAGAATCTGGACAAAACAGAATAGC GTACCGTTTCTGTGGTTCTGAGACTGTGAAGGAGGATGTCCTGCAGACTCTGACTGCTTGCTAA